In one Plasmodium falciparum 3D7 genome assembly, chromosome: 14 genomic region, the following are encoded:
- a CDS encoding H/ACA ribonucleoprotein complex subunit 4, putative, with protein sequence MEEKKMDYKIEPERKEAAIDTSNWPLLLKNYDKLNIRTSHFTPLPMGNSPYSRNIEEYLKYGIINLDKPSNPSSHEVVSWIRKILRCEKTGHSGTLDPKVTGVLLVCLNRATRLVKSQQESGKEYVCVCKFHSKPKSIEEVKLVLNNFQGAIFQRPPLICAVKRQLRVRTIYDSKLLDYDETNNVCVFWVKCQAGTYIRTLCEHIGLLLGVGAHMQELRRVKSGNMTEYDNMCTLHDILDAQYIYDTTGDESYLRKIITPLEKLLINFPRIVIKDSAVNAICYGAKLTIPGVLRFDNNIDVNTEIVIMTTKGEAVALAIAQMTSTVIATVDHGVVSLTKRVIMDRDTYDVKWGFGNRSMEKKKLILAGLLDKYGKPNEKTPLSWIKSEGYAPKLIGTNTTNYNLDIQNHNTVNENNNNNKIEKNNLTTSTINTNINDQISEGNKNQNENAEKSDSSDLKKKKKRKT encoded by the coding sequence AtggaagaaaagaaaatggaTTATAAAATTGAACCGGAGAGAAAAGAAGCTGCTATAGATACATCTAACTGGCCTTTATTATTGAAGAATTATGATAAGTTAAATATACGTACATCTCATTTTACTCCTTTACCAATGGGAAATTCTCCATATTCAAGAAATATAgaagaatatttaaaatatgggATTATAAATTTAGATAAACCTAGTAATCCTTCATCTCATGAAGTGGTTTCATGGATAAGGAAAATTTTACGATGTGAAAAAACTGGTCATAGTGGTACATTAGACCCTAAGGTGACAGGTGTTTTATTAGTTTGTTTGAATCGAGCAACAAGATTGGTAAAATCACAACAAGAATCAGGAAAAGAGTATGTTTGTGTATGTAAATTTCATTCGAAACCTAAGAGTATAGAAGAGGTAAAATtagtattaaataattttcaaGGAGCTATATTTCAAAGACCTCCATTAATATGTGCTGTTAAAAGACAATTAAGAGTTAGAACAATATATGATTCAAAATTATTAGATTATGATGAAACAAATAATGTATGTGTATTTTGGGTTAAATGTCAAGCCGGAACATATATAAGAACGTTATGTGAACATATAGGTTTATTATTAGGTGTAGGGGCACATATGCAAGAATTAAGAAGAGTCAAATCTGGAAACATGAcagaatatgataatatgtgTACATTACATGATATATTAGATgctcaatatatatatgacacTACAGGTGATGAATCCtatttaagaaaaattattacacCATTAGAAAAATTACTGATAAATTTCCCACGTATAGTTATAAAAGATAGTGCTGTTAATGCTATATGTTATGGAGCTAAGCTAACTATACCAGGGGTTTTACgatttgataataatattgatgtaAATACAGAAATTGTCATTATGACAACAAAAGGAGAAGCAGTTGCATTAGCCATTGCACAAATGACATCAACCGTCATAGCAACAGTAGATCATGGTGTTGTCTCCCTTACCAAAAGAGTTATTATGGATAGAGATACATATGATGTGAAATGGGGTTTTGGTAATAGAtctatggaaaaaaaaaaactcatACTTGCAGGACTTTTAGACAAATATGGTAAACCAAATGAAAAAACTCCATTAAGTTGGATAAAGAGTGAAGGATATGCTCCAAAATTAATCGGAACAAATACAACCAATTATAATTTAGATATACAAAATCATAATACagtaaatgaaaataacaataataataaaattgaaaaaaataacttAACTACTTCTACAATCAATACAAACATTAACGATCAAATATCtgaaggaaataaaaatcaaaatgaaaatgcAGAAAAATCAGATTCAAgtgatttaaaaaagaaaaaaaaaagaaaaacataa